The following nucleotide sequence is from Pungitius pungitius chromosome 6, fPunPun2.1, whole genome shotgun sequence.
agtacttttatacttttactcaagtaaaatgCTTGATTTGATACTtcaacttctacaaaagtatttttaaaccctagtatctttatttctacttgagtaatgaatgtgaatacttttgacacctctggtgGTTAGCATAAACAAACTTAAAGGAGTAATATAGATCAAGACTGAGCTGTTTATGTGGTACGTGTTATTCTCTGCCCTCTTGTGCCTCTATTGGTTACAATATGGCATGGTGTTCTAGGGTTGCATGCGTTGAAACAGTGAGGTTTGCGTTTCAGGGAGTCTGTGTGACGGCTGCAGCAACCGCTGCTACCTGCTGCCCGCTCTGGACACGTTGCTggtgaggaggagctggaggaggagaggcctcgGCCTTCAGATGCTCACTGACTTCTGCACCTCGTTCTCCACCGAGCCCTTCCTGGGGGTCAGCTCCCCGTTATCACCCGGCATGGTGGCAGGTCAGCCAGGCCCATCTACTTGTTCTCTCTCTGGATGAGACTTAGCCATAAGCTAGAGCAACCAGGTAACCGCCTGTGTCTCCTCTGCTTTCAGTGTGCAGGAGCTTTCTGCAGAAGCACCAGGAACGTTTGGAGCATCTGTATGAGGTGGAAGCTCCTGGGGGCTGGACTCAGCGACGTAACATCTGGCTCAGCATCAAGCTAGGCCGATACTCTTTGGGTGCAGATTTGAATTATTGAGTTTTTAAGTTCCATTTCAATGCTTAACATAATTTCCAAGATTGGACCAAGCATAGTTTCACATACAtcccaatgtttttttgtgggcgTGTCTACATTTAAAGGAGCTATGAAGGGAAATCGGAAAATTTCATTTGGATGGACAGAATGTTGGCTAGCAGTACCTGCGAGCAAGTACATACTTGGGTAACATTGCTAGCCGCCGCCATACTAATGCCTGAGAGGCGCTACAGACGGAAACTGTGCTGACGAAGCTAACTGGTACTGGGGGTTAGCTCAGACTCACCGGGGTAACCTGGCATCCCGGCTTCTGTAGTCtaaatgggtggggggggggcctccattCCCTCCTCGGGTAGACATTGCCTGTCATGTCAATGATCTGAATGTTGTATAGATCTTCTTTCAGGATGTATGTGACCTCATTTGACTTGTGCCTTTATAGGTGTTAATGAAGAGAGAACTCTGACATCAGGGAAAACTTCCAGGTATGAAGAGGACCCCTCTCAGAAGGTGTGAATCTCGACGTCTCAGTTCATATCCAAAGTACATTACTTTACCATTAGCCCTACCTGTACTTTATGTAATTATCAAATGCAgggtctatatatatatatatatatatatatatatatatatatatatatatatatatattagtagtGGTGAGCCGTTGGTAACGTGCTGCGTTATGGTGAGATTCCTATTGGCGATAAAGAAAAAATAGCGCCGATAATCTATTCTTAAAGTTGGGTTGGGAGCTGGGTCTATACTACGCAAGCTACGATGATTTTCACCTTGATATTCCAGCGCGGATGTATACCTACGAGCGCAGATGTTTACTTAGCCAAATTGCACTGTAGGGGGTGAGAACGAGACGTGCTAGCATGGATGCAGCTATGAAGTCACCGGGTTTGCTTCAGGGaaaatttatttttaagaagCTTCCCAATGGAAACCTCGACAAGACGAAGGTTGTTTGCACCTTGTGCAAACAAGAATTAGTTTACTGTAGAAGTTCCTCAAGTCTCAAATACCACCTAAATGCAAAGCTTTGCTTAGCTAACGCTGAAGATGCCGGGCCAAGCACTGATGTAGCGCAGGGGAAGAGTCGTCGTCAAACTACTATGTTTGAGTGCAACCGAGGCAAGAAGCCCTTCAGCACAGCTCTATCGGCCAAGCTAACGAATGTCCTCGCGCAGTGGATTGCCACCAGCTGCCGGCCCATCAGAGTGGTAGAAGATGACAGGCTCGAGCTTGTTCTTCAGGCAGTCACAGGTGATCCATCTTACAAACTACCTGCTAGGCAAACTATCATGAGGAGAATACATGACCAGCACGCCGCAGAGAAAGCCGCAAAAGATGAGAAGATGGTAGAGGCGAGGTGTGTAGCACTGACTGGGGACCATTGGACATCTGTCAACAACAATAACTACCTTGGCGTTACTGTACACCATATCGATGCCAGCTGGGAACTTCACTCCTTCGCTGAATAAACAGTTAGTAAACACAAGTACATCTTATTGagcatgatttattttcatcaccAATTATCATAGTAGAACAGCTTTCTCAAGCAGTTTGTGATGCATTTTGGAAACAGGAGATGAGCCCCTGGTCTAATGTGCCACCTGCCTTGAGAAACCTGTTCAAAGACTTACTTTTAGTAATTATTTGGATAGCATAcatattagattagattcatcTAGATTAATTCCAAGATTACAGTGAGATTAATCTAGATTAAAGAAATTGATCTATGCCCaccactatatatatatatatatatatatatatatatatatatatatatatatatatatatatatatatatatatatatatatatatatatatatatatatatatatatatatatatatatatatatatgctaagCATCAGTAAATTACTGCATCAGTACTTGACGAGACATTTTAGAGCAAAGACCTGGTGTGAAGTTGGGAAATCAATGTTAAATCAATGATGAAACCttttttacagaaataaaaatgctGTAGTAAATAGCATTTTGCAATAATGCTcagtttttaattaaacataAGCTTCAATTAGTGGAGCAAATGGCTTTTTCTGCATTATTGCATTAGTGTGTGATGACCTATGTGCATCGTGGGATCTTAAGAGTCTCCTGTTTTCCAAAGCAGGCGTCCAGTTGCAGTGTGGGCCCAACCTCGCTGACGACCTATTCTGTGAACACCCACCTGGCAGAAGGCCCGTCGgtacaacaaataaaaagctgTGATCCACACTCCCCAAGCAGCAAGAGCTCAGGAACAGTGTGTAGTCCTGCAGCCCACGCAGAGGATCCAGACTCTGGACATCCCAccagaccaccaccaccacctcagcGCCGAGAGAAGccagaggaggagacacagagcAGTGCCAAGCGAGGCAGAAGGACATGAGGTCAAAGGGACATAGGAACTTTGACTATTTCACTTCTCCAAACAGAGTGGATGATCCGTCCTCCTCAGCTTGAACGGGCAGTAGGGTtaccaactctcccaaccccaaatcagggacactttcgcgggctgagtCTGACAGTTAAGTcaagagtgtcattgaaacgttaagcaagcaggtagctacatgaacagggagtgttaatcagggcgggtgcatgaggagtgtgtgtgggcctggctgggccacaacgaagatgatgacgatttaacagttacctcaattaatgaatattataataagtcaacaaacataatcgttgtgggttgttgctattataaagtctgagtgtcaggttgtcatttgtcaaattgtcacttaaaagttactgcaatggccactcagttagctaaagtcaaataacacagcataagctattttgcactgtttttgtagctagcagagttgagagttcacttattcaaatgcaacttgggatattataatgtaaccatttaaaactcataacggccatcgacggcccttctttggtttaaatacacgtattctgccacatactgttggagatgcgaacacgttcaCTTTGcgtctcactgaagcaacacaatctgtggacaataaatatcagaaccaagagcagcgagtcaaCTActtgctgctaacacatcccgtcggacccggattatttatttatatccgttaatcaacttttccctggtaaccgctgtcattgcagacgttTGCGTggatttttactgtgaaaatccacgtacttccggtttagcggctacacttcgtattttcgttttatggaaaaacccacaaaagggataaacggagtgaaaagttgtcagttggtctccttttttggttctaaacgaaaaacgagaaaacggccgccgacttccgttttaccgttttggattagaaacgaaaaacgagaaacgagtgttttggttttctggtttttacggtaaaagggacgatcaaaaggtacacggaccccTTTTACACCGCTGTCTCCCATCGGTACGTGCCGTGTAGAGATTCGAGCGCACCTCCGTGACGCGGCTGTGTGTAGGAACAAGTAATGAGGAAATAGGAAAACGTTTTGGGCAACTAAAGTTACAGGCCAGTTTATGAAAGATGAGCCGAATTTATGACAACAAGTCTTTGAAGAACAAACCGGTGCACAATGAGAAATTTGAGCGCGCGTGGTCCCCTTCTGGGTATGAAAGGTAGGTTTAAGCGCTCCACTTCACTGAATGCACCGCTTATAGAGGAAGTAGAGTTTCACAGTCGATCTTTGTCTTCCACACAGTGGCCAGGGCGTTCTCCTAGAGGGGAAGCTGCTGGATGTGTCCAGGCATGCCATCAGTGACCTCAGCAATCAAAAGGTACTGACCAGGGGACGCCGGCGTGGCCCCTACTTGAACCAcaggaatacaaataaaaaacaaaaacaaattgtcagtatttgtttaaaaaaaaagaatgtaccAATTCGTAAATATAATTGTGTATGTATGCATttgcgtgtgtatatatataaatatatatatagtgaggaaaataagtatttgaacaccctgctattttgcaagttctcccacttgtgtgtgtgtatatataatatatatatatatattagggccgggactttagcgcgttaattgtgattcattaattacaatatgaattaagattaattaattacacataaaaataacgcattacacattttttacgcatttttacactttttttggcaccgcggaacgtttctcactgaatgagtttcgggggggaccgattatactggagcaccaactagcgttcatgacttcagacaacaacaaacgacggtgaacatgaacgaagaagctgacgagaccatGTCGGGTGgcccccgtgaatgggaaatcttattgtaataaacacacggatggaagggtcgataagagcgtggttgtgtacaagctacgcaacaaggaattcgcatcgagcctcaagtatcacctcaacgcaaaacaattagcagctagcgtggacgttagccccactccgggtacaaggacccacacccaacccacactgcaccagatgactggtttaaggaccagggtaactaagaccacgtctgaaaaaataaccaatgttctgaatgtacttgaaagtattggtctacttaaaaaaacatagtttacagaaggtctacttacctataggctacctgaatttctgaaagtactacaTTTCTAAATaggctattgctacactggaattggttgaataaaaataaaaatccatgtgaaaaaaatgacttctcactgttctcaggtcatatatttgtatgtataatatatgcgattaattaattacaaagcctctaattaattagattaatatttttaatcgagtcccggccctaatatatatagaatatatatacatatatatatatgtgtgtgtgtgtgtgtgtatatgtatatacacacatacatgtacagcGGGTAAAGTATACAGGTTACCATGGAACATATTATACTATACTAAACAGAAGGTATACTGGAAAAAATGGTGATGTATTTAATACTTTTTTACCcaatatttatgttttaattgtttttcattaaatcaTATTCTGATGTTTCCTGAAACTGATTAGTTGACCCTACCTAGAACGTTTTCCCCCAGCTGCCACTGGTACTGATGGTAATAACACGTCTTTCAGCGCTGACAGGAACTGAAGGTTTAAAAGTATCCTACTTTTGTTCCACAAAGAACTTTGGCCATAGTCCTGATAGGCTTTAGCATTTAAGACTGACTAAAGAACCGGGGCTGCGTCCCTTCTTAAACAGGTCCGCTTCTATGTGCTGTACATCAAACCCACACGCATCCATCAGAGGAGGTTTGATGCCTGCGGGAAGGAGATCGAGCCCAACTTCAGCGACACCATGAAGGTCAACACGGGCTTCCTCATGTCCTCCTACAGTAGGTAGACAACAACAATCTGAGTTTATGTTTGCAAGTTTCTTTTCCCCTCGAACTCTGCTCTTTGGGTCAATGACGGattaaacgtctaaaaaggtaatatatatattaatgcaaAGTGGATGTAATGTATTTATCTAtatacactgcaaaaaaaaaacacaatgtaacTCCAAGTCAATCACACTTCTGTGAAATCAAACTGCCCACTTAGGAAGCAATACTGACAATCAATTTCACATGCTGTTGTGCAAATGGAATAGACAACAGGTGGAAATTATAGGCGATAAGCAAGACAGACACTCCCAATAAAGGAGTGGTTCTGCAGTGACCACAGACCACTTGTGGTCACTCAAGTGGTAGTTTGAGACAGAGTCTACAACTCACACAAGTGGCTCAGTTAGTGCAGCTCATCCAGGATGGCACATCAATGCAAGCTATGGCAAAAATGTTGTGGTGTCTTGTCAGCATCCAGAGCATGGAGATTAGGAGGACATTAGGAGACGTGGAGAAGGCCGTAGGAGGGAATCAACCCAGCAGCAGGAGCGCTACCTCCACCTTTGTGCAAGGAGGAACAGCAGGAACACTGCCAAAGCCCTGCAAAATGAGCTTCAGCAGGCCACAAATGTGCATGTGTCTGCTCAAACGGTCAGAAACCGACTCCATGAGAGTGGTACGAGGGCCCGATGTCCACAGGTGAGGGTTGTGCTTACAGCCCAGCACCGGGGAGGACGTTTGGCATTTGCCAGAGAACACCAAGATTGGCAAATTTGCCACTGGCGCCCTGTACTTTTCACAGATGAAAGCAGGTTCACACTTACAACAGGAGGGGGAGActgaacaacaacacaaaaaaaaggaacacaatACCTGTAGGCCTAAAAACACGTTGAACACTGTACGTAacaaagtcataattttggtgTCGTGACAACCCTACTTGTGAGACCATATGCCGGTGCGCTTGGTTCCTGCTAATTCAAGTCAATGCTAGACCTCATGTGGCTGGAGTGTGTCAGCAGTTCCTGCAAGATAAAGGCGTTTTTTAAATTGCTCCTTACGCACAtagattaatatttcttctggaaaatgcaatttttagagcccaaggtctCGAGAGCACATtgcatggatttgaaaagaatctggtttaatccctgggaggagtttgctcttttacaactgtaagaaatcatgaaaaaaggccaaaaaaggGCCAAAAAGGCTGATTCTCAACCAATAattgcagcgccccctattcttcaaaaattatgaagaaattagggtgtgtttagggcttcaatgtttacacatgctataattttggtgagggcaggccaagtcatttggaagttagaAATCTTgtcagattaagccacacccttTGCATAGCTAATTAgccgtaatatcttcttaaaaccataagacaggtTACAAATGATCATATGAATGTTGAAAGGTGAGAAGTTGCTTTATGAGACATATGGAACAGATTAGAAAAAGTATGGTcaagttaaaacaacttcaatgtTCATGGCGAATtgtggttttttgaaaatgctccctacttGGAAATTCTTCTGGTTTAattcctgggaggagttcggtcttttacaactctaagaaatcatgaaaatatgccaaaaggGCAGATTTTCAACGATTAATTGCATCGCCCCCtattattctatatatatattataaagaatatgaaaaaatcagggtgtgttcaggggtccAATGTGTAATGTTATGAtgttggtgagggcaggccaagtcactTTAAAGTTATGAGTCTTGACAGATTAAGCAACACCCTTTGCGAAGTTGATTAGCCCATATCTTATGAAAACAATGAGCTATTAGCACCATTCTTCTAAATCGGGGAACCTTGAACCAATAAcgatccaccgaaggtttcaTGACAATCGGACCCAGCGTTTAAAGAGAAATtagcaaaaatgtgtttttcacaatattcaaatggcggaaaatctagttaggcacATTTGCTTACcataatttacttttttgtagagcatgtcccTGGCATCCATTCAAGTCAATCAGcattgggggaaaaaactggcctagtgtggtacTTTTCAAATTTCTAGGCATTTCTTTGTACCCAAATGCGAGACCCCAacgttattacattttttaacagtcctgATATGCATgtcaaatttaacaactttttgaatatcaCAAAGGCTCCAAAAAGGCCCttagtttgtgagaataataataataattctatgaaatacaataggttcctcacCGACTAGTGATCCAATAATTTTTCTTTGGATCCACTCTGAAGCATTTTCTCTAAATGTATCCCACGTGTTGTCGATTGGTTGGGTGCCTTCACGCGTTCGTCATTGTTGAgcccctgacctttgacccagcgGGCTCTCCTTCTGTACAGAGGTGGAAGCTAAAGGGGAGTCCGACCGTCTGTCCGAGGAGCAGCTGTCACTCATCGTGAACAAGGCCGAGCTGCTGAAGATTACCGACAAGCACCGACCCAGCGGGACCTGGGCCTTCTGGTACCCAGAGTCCCAAATGGACCAGACGGATCTGGAGGCGGGGCAGGAAGTACGGCTGAAGACCAGAGGAAATGGTCCTTTCATATGTGAGTGTGTTGCTTCAGGGCTGCTGATCTCGGGTGGATCTTTTGTTTGGGGATTTAAAAGTGCAAGATACGATAAGAGCTCTTTGATTAGTTTTCATAAGATGTGCCTGTTTTCCAAAGCTGCAGGGTCCGTTTCTGTTTCCATGTCCCCGTGTTGACCTCTGTGACAGTGTGCTGGGATGGAAAGATTCACATGAGTGCAAATCATTTCCTACGTTGAAATCTCTTCAACTCATTGgtttttaaattacttttttagGCCTGTGTTGTATGTGCTTTTTACGCAATGTTTCTGATGCGCTTAAATGAACCGACTGAATTCTGCGCTTCCAGTCTCCTTAGCCAAAGTGGACGGCGGCACAGTGACCAGGTGTAACTTTGCCGGAGATGAAAGAGCAGGCGCGTCGTGGACCGATAAGGTTCTGGCCAACAAAGCAGGCGCAGTCAGCACGGGGAGACCCacgggggaaggagagggggccGGGGAGGATGAATGGGTGAGAACCCACAaagttgtaaatatatttcctcCTGTGTGGTTCCTGTGGTGGAGGAGATAATACCTCTTTGACACTTGAGCGAACAGGAAGTGTCTGCATGTGTTGTTCACAGTGTACACAGAGCAGGCCTTGTCTCAGACTCCCACTTTGCTTCTCTCTCAGGACGACTGAGGGAAGCGTCTCGCTACCCGTCCTTCACCTTGGATCTGTCCTCAGGTTGGACCCCGACAGTTGTTAGTCTCTGTAAAACTGGCGTCACTCAAAAACGTTGGAACTTTTCTTGATTATTTTcctggtttctttttcttctcttgccTGTTTGTGTCCAAGTTGGAGCCAGAGGGCATACAAGGGATTTTCTGCCGAGCCTGCTATCAATTAGCCCCAAAGCTGTGTTTTCCAGAACGCCTGATGGTGCTTCTCTCCGTTCCAGatctatttaaaatgtatcttttagTTGCTATGTATCTATACGCTCATTGGGTTCTCAAGCTGCTTCGGGACAATAAGTaggatttttttaaagcgaGCAAAAAGATATTGATATTATGATCCTCTAGTTATCATGGATCATGACGTCAGTGAATACGACCTGTATTTGATTTGTAATGTATTAAAGGACTTGTATTAAATcaaattttaatgtttttaatatttttttaaataacttgtaGCAACATATAACAATGATTTGGTTCCTTGATTACATGTATCATACACATATAGACATGCTCCTGGAAAAATCATGGGAATCTGTTTTTCAGATTTGTGCAAAAACcataacacaaaaacaacaaacagcagaaaTCTGGTCACTCGACCGTTAGCAATAATGTATGGTATAATACAGTGTATAAACAGTGGATCTCTTTTTACACTACTCTTCACTTGCCACGTGCCACACGTCTCTGCACAACACTATGGATCAGTCGTCTTTACTGGAGAAATTAAATATACTATTGGTTTGTTACTCTCCAGTCTGGGGTGATCCAGTTGTTTTGGGGTAGGACTGCCATCGGTTCGGGTGGGTTTAGTTGAGGAGGAAGGTCTGCCCGCTGATCTGTGAGGCACTAAAAGAATCTAAACGCTCT
It contains:
- the fam169b gene encoding protein FAM169B isoform X2; translated protein: MYPVDLPAMRDTDLTTASEEYLSSLESRPHQNQWFPLSQTTEVAISAKHVRRLQLFEDDRPDCTLLALHSPDDPTHVVALYLHDKWWHVDDVLRTSSDSRMGLILVQSLTERVVMFLLSRVVERSPQDKVVFSLHPRTESCKVLWRDGQAVGFYTFKHKGSLCDGCSNRCYLLPALDTLLVRRSWRRRGLGLQMLTDFCTSFSTEPFLGVSSPLSPGMVAVCRSFLQKHQERLEHLYEVEAPGGWTQRRNIWLSIKLGRYSLGVNEERTLTSGKTSRYEEDPSQKASSCSVGPTSLTTYSVNTHLAEGPSVQQIKSCDPHSPSSKSSGTVCSPAAHAEDPDSGHPTRPPPPPQRREKPEEETQSSAKRGRRT
- the fam169b gene encoding protein FAM169B isoform X3, with the translated sequence MYPVDLPAMRDTDLTTASEEYLSSLESRPHQNQWFPLSQTTEVAISAKHVRRLQLFEDDRPDCTLLALHSPDDPTHVVALYLHDKWWHVDDVLRTSSDSRMGLILSLTERVVMFLLSRVVERSPQDKVVFSLHPRTESCKVLWRDGQAVGFYTFKHKGSLCDGCSNRCYLLPALDTLLVRRSWRRRGLGLQMLTDFCTSFSTEPFLGVSSPLSPGMVAVCRSFLQKHQERLEHLYEVEAPGGWTQRRNIWLSIKLGRYSLGVNEERTLTSGKTSRYEEDPSQKQASSCSVGPTSLTTYSVNTHLAEGPSVQQIKSCDPHSPSSKSSGTVCSPAAHAEDPDSGHPTRPPPPPQRREKPEEETQSSAKRGRRT
- the arpin gene encoding arpin; translation: MSRIYDNKSLKNKPVHNEKFERAWSPSGYESGQGVLLEGKLLDVSRHAISDLSNQKVRFYVLYIKPTRIHQRRFDACGKEIEPNFSDTMKVNTGFLMSSYKVEAKGESDRLSEEQLSLIVNKAELLKITDKHRPSGTWAFWYPESQMDQTDLEAGQEVRLKTRGNGPFIFSLAKVDGGTVTRCNFAGDERAGASWTDKVLANKAGAVSTGRPTGEGEGAGEDEWDD
- the fam169b gene encoding protein FAM169B isoform X1 produces the protein MYPVDLPAMRDTDLTTASEEYLSSLESRPHQNQWFPLSQTTEVAISAKHVRRLQLFEDDRPDCTLLALHSPDDPTHVVALYLHDKWWHVDDVLRTSSDSRMGLILVQSLTERVVMFLLSRVVERSPQDKVVFSLHPRTESCKVLWRDGQAVGFYTFKHKGSLCDGCSNRCYLLPALDTLLVRRSWRRRGLGLQMLTDFCTSFSTEPFLGVSSPLSPGMVAVCRSFLQKHQERLEHLYEVEAPGGWTQRRNIWLSIKLGRYSLGVNEERTLTSGKTSRYEEDPSQKQASSCSVGPTSLTTYSVNTHLAEGPSVQQIKSCDPHSPSSKSSGTVCSPAAHAEDPDSGHPTRPPPPPQRREKPEEETQSSAKRGRRT